From Aegilops tauschii subsp. strangulata cultivar AL8/78 chromosome 5, Aet v6.0, whole genome shotgun sequence:
AAATTACAAAGTTTGAAATCTAATCTGAGCCTTCATGTTTCTAAATAAATTATAACTGGCAGAAAAAGAACAAGAAAATGCAATGACTAGTGATCAAAAGGTCAAAGAGACCAAAAACCGCTTACTGACTAGTGATTTTTTAACAGAAGATTACTCATTATTGGTGCAAAACAAAACTCCACTTGTAATGAACTAGCAATAGGCAAATGAAAAAGCTGCACAAAAACTACTAGCATAGATGGTTGTACTAAGCCATCAAAATAAAAAAGCAGGGAGTTAAAGCTAGCAATAAGCACCAAGCACTGCTTGAAAGATTGTGGACTAATCCATATAGATGTGTAGTTCTTCACAGAAAAAAGACAGTGATAATCTTCGGAAGACGTGTTAAAAAAACAAGTCTATATTCTGTTAAGAGAGTTTACTACTAGAAACTATGTAAGCAAAAAAATGATTCGAGAGTAAAATTGGTGAAATTATCCTAAAAATGATTAACAGTAGTTAGTCTCCCCAGAAAACAAAATGAACCCCACACAACTAGTTGGTAAGATGAAAGAAACAGCCTCACGAGCATTACACTTTCACATTGCCATATAAGCATCAACAAGATAAAAAAGAGCTACTGTCCACGGTATGAACAATGAAATGGACCGGTAAAACACCACCACTAGCCACAATATGTTACTGTAGCTTACTTCTAGTTGCCTTTTTACCaattttctctctctctctcgatgaTCAGGGGCTCTCCCCCCGGCTCCGTTTTATATAGAATGAAACCTCAACCATACATTCCAGTTCAGTTTTTTTGGTAGCAGCAGAAAGTAAAACAGCAAACTCACTCAACTCTGGTCTAAGAAGTAAGAACAGCACTGTCCAGATACTGGACTCGTACAGCCCACATTTTCAGCAGTTATGACCATACTAAATAAGCAGCAGGAATCAAACACACGGAGGGAACAGATTACATACAGCAGTCAGGCCTGATCACATGAATGCTACTTATCGTCGAGCTCTGGATGCATCCTTAGGAAGTCTACCAAAAATTCATGTCTGCCTCAATTAAAATGGACCCATCTTAGGCAATGCCAACCTTGCAAGAATCTGAAACTGAGTCACaaagccgaacagaggagcaAGGTTGTGAAACAAAGCTCCCGTCCTGAATCGAACGGAGGGCCAAGCACACGACCGACTGGCAAATCAAGCCATGGTGCTCGCCGACAGTCGACTAGGTGGCGCGCATCGGCTCCTCCGGCCGCGGCGACGACCGGCGGATGAGACGAGGCACTGAGCGAATAGGACACAAAATGGCGGAGCTCGCCGtacctgcctcgccggcgactcaCCACTCGCTCGTGGCAGGGCCAATGGGGGAGCCCCCGCCGTGCTCCTCTCCATCCCCTCCATTTCCTGCCTCGTTCCCTCGCCGGCAGCTCGCCTCCCCGCCCTCGTCCCGCTGCGCTGTGACAACGGTGAACTGACACGCGGCTGCCTCCGCATAAGGAAAAAAAACGGTGGACGCCCTGGAAACTGGGCCGGGCTTCAAACCCGTTATAAAACGACGCCCGAAGCCCACATGAGCGACAGGCCCGACGGACAAACCCACGAGAACATCGCTCTTTgactcaaaaaagaaaaaacgaGAACATCGGTCTGAGATTTcaatccgccgccgccggagcaaTGGCGCTCAGCACCTGCGTCCTCCCTTCGTTCTCCCCCCAGGCCGCCGTCCTACGCCGTACGTCCACCGTCGCCAACGCTGCTGCAGCCTCCCGGATTGGCGGCTTCCTCTCCAGCAAGCCCTACGCGCCGCCGCCCTGGGCGTCGGGCCTCTCCCACGCCCCGTCCCACACCTTCACCCTCGGCCACTTCCCGACCCCGATCCACAGGTGGGACCTGCCCGAGCTCCCCAGAGACACCGAGGTGTGGATCAAGCGGGACGACCTCGCCGGCATGCAGCTGAGCGGCAACAAGGCCCGGAAGCTCGAGTTCCTCGTGGCGGACGCCGCCGCGCGGGGCGCCGACTGCGTCGTCACCGCCGGCGGCATCCAGAGCAACCACTGCCGGGCCACCGCCGTGGCCGCCAAGTACGCCGGCCTCGACTCCTATCTGATACTCTGCACCTCCAAGCCCCTCGTGGACCGGGACCCTGGTCTCGTCGGCAACCTGCTCGTCGAGAGGCTGCTGGGCGCGCACATCAACCTGGTCTCGCAGAGAGAATTTTTGAAGTTCGGGAGCGTGGCTCTGACTGAACTGCTGGAGAAGAGGCTCCTGGAAGAAGGCCGGCGGCCGTACGTGATCCCTGCCGGCGGATCAAACGCACTGGGGAACTGGGGATACATCGAAGCAGTCAGAGAGATTGAGGAACAGATTCAGTTATCTGGCGGCGATGTTCAGTTTGACGACATTGTCGTCGCGTGCGGCAGCGGTGGGACAGTCGCCGGCCTCGCTTTGGGATCGCAGCTGAGTAGCCTGAAGGCCAAAGTCCACGCCTTCTCTGTCTGCTATGGCCCTAAATACTTCTACGACTGTGTTCAAGGTCTGATCGATGAGCTTCAGTCTGGTCTCAACTCACATGATATAGTCAGCATTGAAGATGCCAAGGGCTTGGGTTACGCCAGGAGCACGGCCGAGGAGCTTAGGTTTGTGAAGGATGTCGCCGCGGCGACAGGCATCGTGCTCGATCCGGTCTACACCGGAAAGGCGGCGTACAGTATGGTGAAGGACATGTCAGATAATCCAGGCAGCTGAGAAGGGCGACGGGTCCTCTTTGTGCACACCGGTGGTCTCCTTGGACTGTATGATAAGGTGGATCAGTTGTCGTCTTTGGCCGGGGGCTGGCGCAGAATGGACCTTGAAGAACCTGTACTCCATGCAAATCTCAACTAGGAGGAAAAGCTTGAATCATTTCCTTTTCTGTCAGGATGACCTGATTTGCAGGGCTAGCTTTTAACAAATTGATACTGAGGTTGAATTTTGCGAATATTATTGTATTAaaagttttataaaaaaaatagaGAATATGGAAAGAGTACTTACCAAATCTTTGGCTGTTGCTTCTAGAGTCCATTGGAGAATTTAAAAAGTTTCTCCCAACTGCGATAGATGTGGAGATCTTGAAACTGACGAACACTTGTTCTTCAACTGTCCCTACTCCAGAGCTACTTGGTTTCACTCTATCTAGCCTTTTGAACTGAGATCCACTCTGATGATAATTTTATTCATACTATCCTTTATCAAGCACCTGAGTCTTCTGTAATTGACCATTCCCTCTATCTTCTGTGGCTGATGCAGAGTCTGATGTATCAAAGTGCAAAGCGTAGCTGATGCAGAAACTCATGCTTTATTTCTGGCCACACATATGCTCGATCAGCTTCAAATCAATAACCACACCCTGTTATCCGATGAAATGGCTGTTAACCAATGCTTCATTTCTGGCCACACGTTGTTCTAGCAACCAATGCTACAGATTCCTATATGCCGTCGGTTGAATGGCAACTCAGGCCAACAATCTCTTTGATCAGATAAATGGCAACTCAGGCCAACCATCTCCATGCCATTAGTGCAGGATTCCTTCACATATCTAGAGATTGAAATAAAGAGGCTGGTAGATTTGCAAAAGGAAGCGATGATTGGAAATAGGAAATCTGTAATTTGTATGAATTCAGGTCATGCTTCCTGCTCTGTTTTCTTTCTTCTGGGTAATCAGGCTTATGGCATAATAATCATGCATGTAACATACATGTTTATCTAATCAATGAATACCCCTGAGGGTGTTTTCCTTAAGAAAACAGTGTGTTTAGAAACTTGCAAATTTTACACATACCATTTGCTGTCTCAAATGAAGGTTAATTTGTACTGAATGCTGGGTTGAGCCCGTGAGGCGTAACACAGCATTAAAAGGGATTTACTACATTGTACTCCTCTGTAAAgtgtgatctaaacgctcttatatgtCTTTATAGAGGGAGTACCGATCAAGCAAATTTTATATTAAATTCTCACATAAGGAGAGTATAGGCTTGCAGTAGTGAAAACGTTTGGCTACTAGACATAAAATATCTGAAAATTAGATGTTAGTTTAAGTTTAACACATAATTAACTAATCTCAACTTACTAGCATACTATGGTAAATTGCGTGTGTGAATTCCAACTCTCCTAAAAGTAGGTAAGGCCATGTTTCATACTTGTAAAACTGCACCACCCAAAATCAGCAACCATTTACTTGTACTGAAAGCTAAGAATACTGAACCACCATGATATACCAAGACCAGCCACCAGTTTTCTAGTGTATTCTGGTGAACTCTTGTGCTACAAGTTAAGCACATTTAGTTCATGGGCTGCTATTCTAGAAAAAAGAAAAGTTCATGTGCAGTCTTCATCATTATATAATATATAGTGCCACGATAGTGATGATGCCGGAATGCAATTCTTTTGTCTTGGAAGTGGGGATTTCAGATTTGCAGCACTCACTCACATTATTCTTTGTCATGTTTCATACTTGTAAAATGTGTGTGAATTCTCCCTTCTATAAAGCTAAGGTACGCCAACCCTCGAAAAAAAATATGTGTGTGAATTGCAGTGCTCCTAAAAGTAGGTAGAATCATGTTTCATACTTGTAAAATTGCACCGCGCAAAATCAGCAACCATTTACTTGTACTAAAAGCTATGAATATTGAACTACCATGCTATTCCAAAACCAGCTACCATTATTCAAGTACGCTCTTGCACTACAAGTGTAGCTGCCATTACTAAAAACTAAGAATAGTTGATTTAGCAAGTACTATTCTAGGAGAAAAAGAAATTTCATCTGCAGTCCTCCGCCAGTATAGATTATGTACTGATAGCGATGATGCCAAAATgcagattttttttgttttttgctgtGGAGATTTCAGAATTGGCAGCACTCACTCACATTATTCTTTTTCATGGTTAGGTTTGGGGCCGGCCACGGCCTTGTCGAAAGGGGGAGGAGGTAGGAAGAGTAAGAAGAGGAAAGGGACAAGATACCAGAACAAAATGGCTGAAAAGCACCATGATTGGGTTGCAAGGAAGGAAGCCCAAGACATGTGGCAGGAGTGGAGGGGAAGAAGGGTACAGTGCACTGAACTTCACCTCGTGCCAAAAAGCAGGGCCTGATTGATGGTTACTTCCTCTCTAACCTAGACCCCTTTTTGTTTCCTCTCCTCTCCATACATACATCCCTGCCTTGCAGCCTCTGCTCTGCTCCCTCATttcaccccaccccaccccaccccaccccatgAGGCCATAACCCTCGGGCTCTATCATCAAGGCTTCCTCATGGGGTGGCTCCGCTCCCTCTTCTCCCCTCTGAGGAAGATCATGGTGCGCGCGCATTCGGCGCGCAAATACCGTAAGATCGACCGGCTTCTCAACTTCTTCGCTTTGTTGTAGAAATCTTGTTTTCTTCTTTTGTGGCATTGTGGACAGTTGGGGGGAATGGGGCTCTGTTTCTCTTCCTTGTGCCATTGCTGTCTGCTAGGCACTGACATTGTTGTGCTTCTTGGCAGGGAGGGGGATGAGGATCCTGTACAAGGACGTCAAGTCCTGCGAGGACGAAGATGTGCACGTCCTGTGGTCCATCCTGGTCGACTCGCACCGCCACCCGGCCATGATGAAGCTGAAGCTCTAGGACGGCCATGATGGCGGCGCGAGGTTCTCGCCGTGGAGCCGCCGGCCATCATCTTTCGTGTGGAACTGCACAGTTTCAATGGCAATGCCGTCTGGGAAAAGACGAGCAGATACTTTccttgtgtgtgtgcgtgtgtgacaCCAGTCTGATGTGTGCATCTTGTGACTTTGTGGGTGAGGTTGAGACGTCGCCTTTGCTTTGATGTGAGTGTGAGGTTGAGCTGATGTATCTGTATATATAGAAAGCTCTGGGTGCCTTACCTAATGGTATTGAGTTTGGTTTCTTTTCCATTGATTTTTGCTCAGTTATAATTGGTCGGTTGACTTGTGTGTTTGTATTtgtattatactccctccgtttctaaatataagtctttctagagattacaatatggactacatacgaatgtatatagacatagtttagagtgtagattcactcttTTTTTTCCGTATATAGTCCATATTTgtatctctagaaagacttatatttaggaacagagggagtatgtgTTTGCGCTTTCAATTGTCTCTGGATATTTGTATTATATATTGCTGTGTAAGGATTTGTATGGCAGAGACATTGATGTCAAGATTGTAAAATAATGCGGTGGCTCTACCCATTTTGGTAATTTATTTAATAGCTACCTAACTAATCGACCCACACATCTTGCATAATCTGAGAAGTAACAGAATAAATGCGTTAAAGGATTTTTAAAGCTGGTTCAGGACAAAAAGAAAAGCGATTTAAAAAAGACAAGTTTGAGAACTTCCACGGCACATCAGAATTTATCTCCTTTTAGAGCTAAAATCATATACATTTTTGTAAAAGACACAAATACGGCGCGACACACGCGCACGTTGTCACGTCGCCATCACATCAGCATAGACGACATCCGGCGCACATGCGCAGTTTTGTACGGCGGACTAACGGCCCGTCACGCACTATGATCAGCTCACTCATGTTTGCGCTTTACCTTTGCTGTGTTGTAGATTCATCATTCTATGATAAAATACTAAGAGCATAAATCTGTTTTTTTTAAGCATAATCCATCCTTTCTTAAAAAAAGAGCATATTTCACATAAATGAATCTTCTATAATCCAATGAGGCCTTAAAGAAAAAAAACTTCTTtagtcaaaaaatatatatatttttaGAGGAACCGAGAAGCTTCATTGCATAATGTTCAAAGGGATACAAGCTATGTTCGGAGGGAAGGCGAGCCAGATATTTCGCCCACACTCCAAGCTACAAGCAACTTTAACTCAATTATGAGCCTCAAAATAACATGACCTAGGGGTGGAGCCAACGATATGGATATCAACTTTCGTAAAATAATGCACTGAATCTTAACCATTTTTTTATTTTACACTGTAGCTAGCTAACAAATCAACCTACCGTCCTGACTAATCTGAGAAGTAACATAATAAAAGTGTTAAATGAATTTAAAAGCCAGTTCGCAACAACAAAAGAAGCAATTTAAGAATGCAAGTTTGAGAACCTCCACGTCACAATTGAAATTTTGACCCTTTTAGAGCCCAAATCATGTATATTATTGTAAATGACACCAACACGGGGCGACGCACACACACGCTGTCACATTAGCACGCGCGCGCgggcgcacacacacacaccatctACATGGCGCGTGCGCAGTTTTGCACGGCAGACCAACGGCCCGTCATGCGCTATGACCAGCTCACTCACTTTTGCGCTTTCCTTTTACCATGTTGTAAATTCATCAATCTATGAATCCCC
This genomic window contains:
- the LOC109741449 gene encoding uncharacterized protein encodes the protein MGWLRSLFSPLRKIMVRAHSARKYRRGMRILYKDVKSCEDEDVHVLWSILVDSHRHPAMMKLKL